In the Oryzias latipes chromosome 23, ASM223467v1 genome, one interval contains:
- the tmem168 gene encoding transmembrane protein 168, whose translation MDREEEEEDLTVKRSQRETDVFTSVCCLGCLSRVNLLVAVCVGMYVRWEVTDEPTILVIFILGLFVLGIASILHYYFAMEKASLSLFHLWFGFLLGLLCFLNSPTLSSNVKELVANYLLVASAAMKAVWAVTERICGTFYHKPTLLTTVEWLELLGFAIASTTLLLHKSVAIIGLVVALGALIVDLRMKSLLSLLNLIAFTLMTSLVFFPALGIPANPFALSCFLSRLLCEPVLDLYFNGLGPADRWMPVFSLGRVWRRLSLLPLCLTELAFFVFAALKLGRLELWYLVIPGFCIFGLFWAICHVILLITVWGFHTKLSECQKAWRAHRARSQSLEQVMASRGIRHFCLISERLVFFSLLSTVILGGVSWQASNGLFLSALLIVLPLESLAHSLFHELGRCLGGTCVGYALVIPTSYSSSGGQPSPLPPQYVQEMNLRSTGMLNNVQRLFSHHMIQTFGCDYSTSGVTLESVQNKLRTFLELRTADGPRHDTYLIFYSGHTNKNSGAWALAEGQAFHLAQLIEIWKEKNADHCSRLIIVLDTENSLPWVKEVRRMEGVYVAVQGAEFPHSRVDPEAGDAPLLGDFTAEWVEFNCNSTGDTQWSEKGRTVVASYGVSKRWSDYSLHLPTGSDVAKHWKTHFPKATYPLVHLSNWCCGLNLFLVCSVCLRCFRRCKLAWFPPAVLDIGQGIKLVQS comes from the exons ATGGatcgggaggaggaggaagaagatctGACGGTAAAAAGGAGCCAGAGGGAGACGGATGTGTTTACATCCGTGTGTTGCCTGGGCTGCCTGTCCCGCGTCAACCTCCTGGTGGCGGTGTGCGTGGGCATGTACGTCCGCTGGGAGGTGACCGACGAGCCCACGATCCTGGTCATCTTCATCCTCGGCCTGTTTGTGCTGGGCATCGCCAGCATCCTCCACTACTACTTTGCCATGGAGAAGGCCAGCCTCAGCTTGTTCCACTTGTGGTTCGGCTTCCTGCTGGGACTCCTGTGCTTCCTCAACAGCCCCACATTGAGCTCCAACGTCAAGGAACTGGTGGCCAACTATCTCCTCGTAGCCAGTGCCGCCATGAAGGCGGTGTGGGCCGTAACCGAGCGCATCTGCGGCACTTTCTACCACAAACCCACCTTGCTGACGACAGTGGAGTGGCTGGAGCTCCTGGGGTTTGCCATCGCCAGTACCACCCTGCTTCTTCACAAGTCGGTGGCCATAATAGGCCTGGTTGTGGCTCTGGGGGCTCTAATAGTAGACTTGAGGATGAAATCCCTCCTATCTTTGCTCAATTTGATTGCCTTTACCTTGATGACCTCGCTTGTGTTTTTTCCCGCTTTGGGCATTCCGGCGAACCCGTTTGCCTTAAGCTGCTTCTTGAGCCGGCTGCTGTGTGAGCCCGTGTTGGATCTGTACTTCAACGGGCTGGGGCCGGCCGATCGCTGGATGCCGGTGTTTTCGCTGGGGAGAGTGTGGAGGAGGCTGTCCCTGCTCCCTCTGTGCCTGACCGAGCTGGCCTTCTTCGTCTTTGCTGCCTTGAAG CTCGGGCGCTTGGAGCTGTGGTATCTGGTCATTCCGGGCTTCTGCATCTTTGGCCTTTTCTGGGCCATCTGCCACGTCATTTTGCTGATAACCGTTTGGGGCTTCCACACCAAGCTGAGCGAGTGCCAGAAGGCTTGGCGGGCCCACCGCGCCAGGAGCCAAAGTCTGGAGCAAGTCATGGCGTCCCGAGGCATCCGGCACTTCTGCCTGATCTCTGAGCGCCTGGTGTTCTTCAGCCTCCTGTCTACGGTCATCCTGGGGGGCGTGTCCTGGCAG gcTTCCAACGGTCTCTTCCTCAGTGCTCTGCTTATTGTGCTGCCGCTGGAGTCTCTGGCTCACAGTTTGTTCCACGAACTGGGCCGCTGCCTCGGAGGAACTTGTGTCGGCTACGCTCTGGTCATACCTACCTCTTACTCCAG TTCTGGGGGCCAGCCATCGCCTTTACCCCCCCAATACGTGCAGGAAATGAATCTCCGCTCTACGGGAATGCTCAACAACGTCCAGCGACTCTTCTCGCACCACATGATCCAGACTTTTGGCTGCGACTACTCGACCAGTGGCGTTACTCTGGAGTCGGTGCAAAACAAGCTGCGCACTTTCCTAGAGCTTCGGACAGCGGACGGACCGCGGCACGACACCTATCTGATTTTCTACAGcggacacacaaacaaaaactctgGAGCCTGGGCTCTAGCAG AAGGTCAGGCTTTCCACCTGGCCCAGTTAATCGAAATCTGGAAGGAGAAGAACGCCGACCATTGCTCCCGACTCATCATCGTCTTGGACACGGAAAACTCCCTTCCGTGGGTTAAGGAAGTCCGCAGGATGGAGGGCGTCTACGTGGCGGTGCAGGGGGCTGAGTTTCCCCACTCCAGGGTCGACCCGGAGGCCGGAGACGCCCCCTTGCTTGGCGACTTCACTGCCGAATGGGTGGAGTTCAACTGCAACTCGACCGGCGACACCCAGTGGTCGGAGAAGGGAAGAACAGTGGTGGCCTCGTACGGCGTGTCCAAACGATGGAGCGATTACTCCCTTCACCTTCCGACCGGAAGTGACGTCGCCAAGCATTGGAAGACCCATTTCCCGAAGGCCACATACCCTTTGGTGCACCTGTCAAACTGGTGCTGCGGCCTCAACCTGTTCTTGGTGTGCAGTGTGTGCCTGCGCTGCTTCAGGAGGTGTAAGCTCGCCTGGTTTCCTCCAGCGGTATTGGATATCGGGCAGGGCATTAAGCTGGTGCAGTCATAG